The Aquitalea magnusonii region TCCAGTGCCATGTCATCCGGATGGATGTGGCCTTCCAGTACAATCTCGGCCCGTGCCGGCACTTGCAGATCAGAGCCGATGCATTTCACCAGCTCGGTGCGACTGCCACGCAGCAGGCCGGCAAACTGGTATTCGGACAGAGTGTCCGGCACCGGGGTGACTGCGCCCAGAATGGTTGCCGGGTCGCAGCCCAGCACCACGGCCACCGGGTAGGGTTTGTCCGGGTTCTGCTGGCGGAATTCACGATAATCCAGCGCGCCGCCACGATGCGCCAACCAGCGCATGATGACGCGGTTTTTGCCGATGACCTGCTGGCGGTAGATGCCCAGGTTCTGCCGCTTCTTGTTCGGGCCGCGCGTTACCGTCAGGCCCCAGGTAATCAGCGGTGCCACATCACCCGGCCAGCAGTGCTGGATGGGCAGGCGCGTCAAATCCACCTCCTCACCCTCCCACACAATCTGCTGACAAGGGGCTTTGCTGACTACCTTGGGTGCCATGGACAACACCTGCTTGAGCAAGGGCAGCTTGTCCCAGGCCTCACGCAAGCCTTTCGGCGGTTCCGGCTCTTTCAGATAAGCCAGGGTTTTGCCGATTTCACGCAACTGCATGACGTCGCTGGCACCCATGCCCATGGCAACACGCTTGGGTGTGCCAAACAAATTGGCCAGTACCGGAATCGAATACGTCTGCGTATCGTGCCGGGGTTGCGTGAACAGCAGGGCCGGGCCACCCGCTTTCAGGACACGGTCGCCAATTTCGGTCATCTCCAGATGTGGAGACACCGGCAGATTGATTCTTTTCAACTCACCTTGCTGTTCCAATTGAGCAACAAAGTCCCGCAGGTCGGCATATTTCATGACTGTTTCATGATCTTAAGCAAAGTTTTGACCGGGAGGTTTGGTTAACCTCCGCTTGAACGTCGCAAGCTACTGCCGGCCTATTAGAAAGTCAATTACGGCAGAAGCCCAAGACCGTGAACTTGCCTACACTCTTGGAGAATACAAATGAAAAAGCTTGCTCTGGCTGCGGCCATCGGTCTGATTTCCGCTAGCGCCTTCGCCGCTCAAGGCGACATCATCGCGCGTTTCCGCGTGATCAATGTGAATCCCGATGTTAGTGCTGATAAGACGCTGTCCGCTATCCATACCGATGTGAAGTCCGATACCGTGCCAGAACTGGATTTCACTTACATGATCACCAACAATATCGGTGCTGAATTGATTTTGGGTACTTCCCGCCACGAATTGAGGAGTGATCTGGGTTCTTTGGGCAAGGTTTCGGTCCTGCCGCCGACTTTGACTCTGCAGTACCACTTCACTCCGGAAGCCACCTTCCGTCCGTATGTTGGTGTTGGTGTGAACTACACCCGTTTCTATAGCAATGGGCTGCGTGCTCTTGGTCAGGATGTTGACATCGATCAGAACAGCTGGGGCTTGGCCGCTCAGGTTGGTGCTGACGTTGCCATCAGCAAAAACCTGTTCCTGAACTTCGACGTAAAAAAGATCGACATCAAAACCAAGGCTCGTCTTGGTGGCCAAGACATTGGCACCCTGAAGATCAATCCGTGGGTATACGGTATTGGTATCGGCACCAAATTCTAAGCAATTTGTCTTGCCGCAAGAAAGCGCCTCCATTTGGAGGCGCTTTTTTATTTCCATGCAATAGAATAATGTATTCTAAATTTATGCATTCAGGAGATAAAAATGGGCAATTGGGCTAGTACTGCCATCCGCAAAATTGAGGCGGACTTCAATCGTTCCAGTGACACCCACCTAATACCGCTACAGATCCCGGCGTTGCCGCAAATCCAGTTGTACTTCAAGGATGAATCCACCCACCCGACCGGCAGCCTGAAGCATCGCCTGGCGCGTTCGCTATTCCTGTATGGCCTGTGCAATGGCTGGATTCGCTACAACACCACCATTATTGAGGCTTCCAGTGGCAGCACCGCGGTGTCCGAAGCCTATTTCGCCCGTTTGCTAGGTTTGCCCTTCATCGCGGTGATGCCGCGTGGTACTTCGGCTGAAAAAATCCGTTCCATCGAATTTTATGGCGGACGCTGTCACCTGGTGGATGACCCGGCGACCATCTATGAAGAGTCCCGACGTTTGGCGCAGGAGCTGAAGGGTCACTACATGGACCAATTCACCTATGCCGAACGCGCTACCGACTGGCGGGGTAACAATAATATTGCCGACACCATCTTCAAACAGATGGAGCTGGAGCCGAATCCGGTGCCGGAGTGGATTGTCTGCGGCGCGGGAACCGGTGGCACATCGGCTACCTTTGGCCGCTATGTGCGCTACCAGAAACTGTCGACACAAATCTGCGTTGTCGACCCGGAAAACTCGGTGTTTTACGATAGCTACTATAGCGGCGACAGCGACTGCCGCTGCGAAGGCGGCTCCGGCGTGGAAGGCATCGGTCGCCCGCGTGTTGAGCCATCCTTCATCCCCACCGTCATCGACAAGGTCGTCCGCGTGCCCAATGTGGCCAGCTACGCAGCCATCCATTTTCTGGAAGAGGTAATGGGCCGCAAGTGCGGCGGCTCCACCGGCACCAATCTGTTCGGCGTGTGTGAGCTGGTCAGCGACATGGTGCGCAACGGGCGGCATGGCTCGGTCGTCACGCTGATTTGCGATGATGGCAACCGCTACCTCAACAGCTACTACAACGCGCAGTGGCTGGAGGACAATGGCCACCACATCACACCATGGGTGGAGCGCTATCGCCGCTTCTTCTTTGAAGGCCGCTGGTAAATCGGCAGGGGAGGTCGCGGTGATGCTTACCAGCGTTGCCGCAGCAACTGACTCAGCTTGTTGACCCGCACATCGACAAAAGCGGGTTTGCGGCATTGGCGGCTGATCCACACCGTACGCATGCCCAGTGATTTGGCGGCATACAGATTGGGCAAAGAATCCTCCACCATGATGCAGTGTGCCGGATCAAGCCGCTCCGCCTGCAACATGCAGCGAAAGCCACGCCGGTCCGGCTTTGGACGGAAGCGCATTTTCTCCATGCCATAGCAGGCTGCAAACTGGCGGTGGACATCCATTTTATGCAGCAGCCCTTCTATATAGTGTTGCGGGCCGTTGGATAGCACAATCTTGCGGCCAGGCAGTGCGCGCAGGGTAGCTGTCAGTGACGGCTCCCATACCAGCCAGCGATACAGCTCATCCAGTAAGTGTGTCTCCTGCAGGAAATGACCGGCATCCACGTCGTGGTGGCGCATCAGTCCCTGCAGGGTTGCGCCATAACGATGCCAGTAATGTAGCCGCAGTTGTCGAGCTTCCTCTGCTGACATGTCCAGATGCCGCTCCATATATAGGTTCATCATGCGACTGATATGGGCAAAGATCCCCAGGCTAGCCTGATGCAGGGTATCGTCGAGATCAAAAATCCAGGTGGGAGCAGACATTAGGGTGGCCAGGGCAAGGTTAGGAAGCGGCTATTATCATGAGCAAAGTCCAAGACATCCACTGCGCGCGCCAGTTACCTGCCAGTGCACCATTTTCCGGTTTATTTAAAATCAATGACTTGCATTTATTGCTGGCAAATCCTGCAGATTTCTTCGCACAAAGTGTTGACGAGGGTGGGGCAGGGCGGTATAGTTCGCCTCCTCAGCAGACAACGCAGCGACGGAAACGAAACGCAGCGACCTGCACCGCTCTTTAAAAAACAGAATAACCGATAGGTGTGAGTGCTTGGCGAAAGCCAAATACTTGCACTGCAAGACAAGAAATACTTGTTATTTTCTTTGATCTTGCGTGCCAGAAAATTTGCTATGAGATTGAACTGAAGAGTTTGATCCTGGCTCAGATTGAACGCTGGCGGCATGCTTTACACATGCAAGTCGAACGGTAACAGGGAGCTTGCTCCGCTGACGAGTGGCGAACGGGTGAGTAATGCGTCGGAACGTGCCGAGTAGTGGGGGATAACTATCCGAAAGGATAGCTAATACCGCATACGCTTTGAGAAGGAAAGCAGGGGATCGCAAGACCTTGCGCTATTTGAGCGGCCGACGTCTGATTAGCTAGTTGGTGAGGTAAAGGCTCACCAAGGCATCGATCAGTAGCGGGTCTGAGAGGATGATCCGCCACACTGGGACTGAGACACGGCCCAGACTCCTACGGGAGGCAGCAGTGGGGAATTTTGGACAATGGGCGCAAGCCTGATCCAGCCATGCCGCGTGTCTGAAGAAGGCCTTCGGGTTGTAAAGGACTTTTGTCAGGGAGGAAATTCCTAGCGCTAATATCGCTGGGGGATGACAGTACCTGAAGAATAAGCACCGGCTAACTACGTGCCAGCAGCCGCGGTAATACGTAGGGTGCAAGCGTTAATCGGAATTACTGGGCGTAAAGCGTGCGCAGGCGGTTGTGTAAGTCTGATGTGAAAGCCCCGGGCTTAACCTGGGAACTGCATTGGAGACTGCACAGCTAGAGTGCGTCAGAGGGGGGTAGAATTCCGCGTGTAGCAGTGAAATGCGTAGAGATGCGGAGGAATACCGATGGCGAAGGCAGCCCCCTGGGATGACACTGACGCTCATGCACGAAAGCGTGGGGAGCAAACAGGATTAGATACCCTGGTAGTCCACGCCCTAAACGATGTCAACTAGCTGTTGGGGGTTTGAATCCTTGGTAGCGTAGCTAACGCGAGAAGTTGACCGCCTGGGGAGTACGGCCGCAAGGTTAAAACTCAAAGGAATTGACGGGGACCCGCACAAGCGGTGGATGATGTGGATTAATTCGATGCAACGCGAAAAACCTTACCTGGTCTTGACATGTACAGAACTTTCCAGAGATGGATTGGTGCCCGAAAGGGAGCTGTAACACAGGTGCTGCATGGCTGTCGTCAGCTCGTGTCGTGAGATGTTGGGTTAAGTCCCGCAACGAGCGCAACCCTTGCCATTAGTTGCTACCATTTAGTTGAGCACTCTAATGGGACTGCCGGTGACAAACCGGAGGAAGGTGGGGATGACGTCAAGTCCTCATGGCCCTTATGACCAGGGCTTCACACGTCATACAATGGTCGGTACAGAGGGTAGCCAAGCCGCGAGGTGGAGCCAATCTCATAAAACCGATCGTAGTCCGGATCGCACTCTGCAACTCGAGTGCGTGAAGTCGGAATCGCTAGTAATCGCAGATCAGCATGCTGCGGTGAATACGTTCCCGGGTCTTGTACACACCGCCCGTCACACCATGGGAGTGAGTTTCACCAGAAGTGGGTAGGCTAACCGTAAGGAGGCCGCTTACCACGGTGGGATTCATGACTGGGGTGAAGTCGTAACAAGGTAGCCGTAGGGGAACCTGCGGCTGGATCACCTCCTTTCTAGAGAAGGCGATCGTCAAGTATTCACAGCCTATCGGTTATTCGAGATTTTAAGGGTTTGACTGGGTTTGTAGCTCAGCTGGTTAGAGCACTGTGTTGATAACGCAGGGGTCGAAGGTTCGAGTCCTTCCAGACCCACCAGTTTGGGGGATTAGCTCAGTTGGGAGAGCACCTGCTTTGCAAGCAGGGGGTCGTCGGTTCGATCCCGTCATCCTCCACCACCTCAACTCAAACAAAAACGCATCTGGAAACGTTGTTTCCGGGTATCTTTTTGTTTGCGTTGAATTGACCGCAAGGTCGAACGCCCGATCTTTAACAAACTGAAGAAGCCGAATTAATTAGACGGCGAAATGAAATGCATGAAGTTAACTCTGCATGCAGGACAAATCGTCATCTTGGGAATTTGATTGTATCTAATGTCATGTCGCCATCACAAAAGGGGCGGTGTGACATGTCGCACAAACACAATCCTGTCGGATTGGTAACTCAGGTTACTGAAATGATAGGGTCAAGCGACTAAGTGCATCTGGTGGATGCCTTGGCGATCACAGGCGATGAAGGACGTGTAAGCCTGCGAAAAGCGCGGGGGAGCTGGCAATAGAGCTTTGATCCCGCGATATCCGAATGGGGAAACCCACCCGCAAGGGTATCCCAGACTGAATACATAGGTCTGTGGAAGCGAACCGAGTGAACTGAAACATCTAAGTAACTCGAGGAAAAGAAATCAACCGAGATTCCGTCAGTAGTGGCGAGCGAACGCGGAATAGCCTGTATGTGATAGAGATTGAGATAGTGGAAGGACCTGGAAATGTCCGCCATAGTGGGTGATAGCCCCGTACACGAAATTTCATTCTTGGTACTGAGCATACGAAAAGTAGGGCGGGACACGCGAAATCCTGTCTGAAGATGGGGGGACCATCCTCCAAGGCTAAATACTCGTGATCGACCGATAGTGAACCAGTACCGTGAGGGAAAGGCGAAAAGAACCCCGGGAGGGGAGTGAAATAGAACCTGAAACCGGATGCATACAAACAGTGGGAGCCTCGCAAGGGGTGACTGCGTACCTTTTGTATAATGGGTCAGCGACTTACGTTCAGTAGCAAGCTTAACCGCATAGGGGAGGCGTAGGGAAACCGAGTCCGAATAGGGCGCTTTAGTTGCTGGGCGTAGACCCGAAACCGAGTGATCTATCCATGGCCAGGATGAAGGTGCGGTAACACGCACTGGAGGTCCGAACCCACTAGTGTTGCAAAACTAGGGGATGAGCTGTGGATAGGGGTGAAAGGCTAAACAAACTCGGAGATAGCTGGTTCTCCCCGAAAACTATTTAGGTAGTGCCTCATGTATCACTTCCGGGGGTAAAGCACTGTTATGGCTAGGGGGTCATTGCGATTTACCAAACCATGGCAAACTCTGAATACCGGAAAGTGCGAGCATGGGAGACAGACGGTGGGTGCTAACGTCCATCGTCAAGAGGGAAACAACCCAGACCGCCAGCTAAGGTCCCAAATGATCAGTTAAGTGGTAAACGAAGTGGGAAGGCCCAGACAGCCAGGATGTTGGCTTAGAAGCAGCCATCATTTAAAGAAAGCGTAATAGCTCACTGGTCGAGTCGTCCTGCGCGGAAGATGTAACGGGGCTCAAACTGATAACCGAAGCTGCGGATTTGCACGTAAGTGCAGATGGTAGGGGAGCGTTCTGTAGGTCTGTGAAGGTGTCTCGTAAGGGATGCTGGAGATATCAGAAGTGCGAATGCTGACATGAGTAGCGATAAAGCGGGTGAAAAGCCCGCTCGCCGAAAGCCCAAGGTTTCCTACGCAACGTTCATCGGCGTAGGGTGAGTCGGCCCCTAAGGCGAGGCTGAAAAGCGTAGTCGATGGGAAACGGGTTAAAATTCCCGTACTTTTGTGTAGTGCGATGTGGGGACGGAGAAGGTTAGGTCAGCGGCCTGTTGGAATAGGTCGTTCAAGCCGGTAGGCGTGAAGGGTAGGCAAATCCGCCCTTCTTTAACGCCGAGAAGTGATAACGAGGGTCTACGGACCTGAAGTGACTGATACCACGCTTCCAGGAAAAGCCACTAAGCTTCAGCTACACAAGAACCGTACCGCAAACCGACACAGGTGGGCAGGATGAGAATTCTAAGGCGCTTGAGAGAACTCAGGAGAAGGAACTCGGCAAATTGATACCGTAACTTCGGGAGAAGGTATGCCTGTTGTGGTGAACACCCTGCGGTGGGAGCTACGACAGGTCGCAGAGAATCGGTGGCTGCGACTGTTTATCAAAAACACAGCACTGTGCCAACACGAAAGTGGACGTATACGGTGTGACGCCTGCCCGGTGCTGGAAGGTTAAGTGATGGGGTGCAAGCTCTTGATCGAAGCCCCAGTAAACGGCGGCCGTAACTATAACGGTCCTAAGGTAGCGAAATTCCTTGTCGGGTAAGTTCCGACCCGCACGAATGGCGTAACGATGGCCACACTGTCTCCTCCTGAGACTCAGCGAAGTTGAAGTGTTTGTGAAGATGCAATCTCCCCGCTGCTAGACGGAAAGACCCCGTGAACCTTTACTGTAGCTTTGCATTGGACTTTGAAGTGGTTTGTGTAGGATAGGTGGGAGGCTTTGAAGCAGGGACGCTAGTTCCTGTGGAGCCGACCTTGAAATACCACCCTGACCCCTTTGAGGTTCTAACCTTGGTCCGTTATCCGGATCGGGGACAGTGCATGGTAGGCAGTTTGACTGGGGCGGTCTCCTCCCAAAGTGTAACGGAGGAGTTCGAAGGTTACCTAGGTACGGTCGGAAATCGTGCTGATAGTGCAATGGCAAAAGGTAGCTTAACTGCGAGACCGACAAGTCGAGCAGGTGCGAAAGCAGGACATAGTGATCCGGTGGTTCTGAATGGAAGGGCCATCGCTCAACGGATAAAAGGTACTCCGGGGATAACAGGCTGATACCGCCCAAGAGTTCACATCGACGGCGGTGTTTGGCACCTCGATGTCGGCTCATCACATCCTGGGGCTGTAGCCGGTCCCAAGGGTATGGCTGTTCGCCATTTAAAGTGGTACGTGAGCTGGGTTCAAAACGTCGTGAGACAGTTTGGTCCCTATCTGCAGTGGGCGTTGGAAGTTTGACGGGGGCTGCTCCTAGTACGAGAGGACCGGAGTGGACGAACCTCTGGTGTACCGGTTGTCACGCCAGTGGCATTGCCGGGTAGCTAAGTTCGGAAGAGATAAGCGCTGAAAGCATCTAAGCGCGAAACTCGCCTGAAGATGAGACTTCCCTGAGGGCTAGACCCTCCTGAAGAGTCGTTCGAGACCAGGACGTTGATAGGTCGGGTGTGGAAGCGCTGTGAGGCGTTAAGCTAACCGATACTAATTGCTCGTGAGGCTTGATCCTATCATTTGAGTGGCTTGGGAAACCGAGACCGGATGGATAGTGAATGTGCGACGCGATCAAAGATCCAAGATAAGATACCTAATTAATTCAGTGATTCAGACGAAGTCTGGATGACAAAGCTTCTTCAAGTTTGTTGACAGTTTATGTCTGGTGGCCATAGCGAGGTGGTCCCACGCCTTCCCATCCCGAACAGGACCGTGAAACGCCTTAGCGCCGATGATAGTGTGGCATTCGCCATGTGAAAGTAGGACACTGCCAGACTCCCCTTACAGAAGCCCAGCTCAATCGAGCTGGGCTTTGTGCTTTGTGGCGCGGGCAGCAGCTTGGTCTGAACTATCCGTTTTTACTGCCGAGTCTTGTTGGTTTTTGTGCTGCTTGGCATATCAGTCTCTCCCGTGCGCCTTGTCATTTTTGTGCTTTAAAAACAACAGTCGATAGTCAAGCATTTGTCATTGAATGGTGATTGCTGTTGCCTGCAGTGCCTGTACTAGGCGCAGCGAGATGGCGCTGGCGCCCTGTGTTGGCCGCTGGTGCCTAAATTGAAGCGATGCTGCTAGATCGCATCCCGGCGCAACAATTCCCTTGCCCGCTTGGGCGGCGGTATAATCGCACTCTTTTTCCCATGCATTTGATAAGCACATGCCCTCGGCGATCGAAATAAAAGCGGTGAGTAAGCGCTATGGCAGTTTGCAGGCCTTGGACGATGTCAGCATTAGTGTTGAGCCGGGTGAATTCTTTGCCCTGCTTGGTCCCAATGGGGCGGGCAAGACGACATTGATTTCTGCCATGGCGGGCTTGTCGCGTCCTGACAGTGGCAGCATCCGTATCATGGGACATGATGTGGTGCGCGATTTTCGTGCCGCCCGCATGAGTCTTGGGGTGGTGCCGCAGGAGTTGGTATTTGACCCCTTTCTGTCGGTGCGGGAAACCTTGCGCTTTCAGTCCGGCTACTTTGGCCTGACGCGTAACGATGACTGGATTGATGAGTTGCTGTTCAAGCTTGGCCTGGCCGACAAGGCCAATGCCAATCTGCGTGCCTTGTCTGGCGGGATGAAGCGCCGGGTGATGGTGGCACAGGCCTTGGTGCATCGTCCGCCGGTAATGGTGCT contains the following coding sequences:
- a CDS encoding pyrimidine 5'-nucleotidase, whose translation is MSAPTWIFDLDDTLHQASLGIFAHISRMMNLYMERHLDMSAEEARQLRLHYWHRYGATLQGLMRHHDVDAGHFLQETHLLDELYRWLVWEPSLTATLRALPGRKIVLSNGPQHYIEGLLHKMDVHRQFAACYGMEKMRFRPKPDRRGFRCMLQAERLDPAHCIMVEDSLPNLYAAKSLGMRTVWISRQCRKPAFVDVRVNKLSQLLRQRW
- a CDS encoding PLP-dependent cysteine synthase family protein, with the translated sequence MGNWASTAIRKIEADFNRSSDTHLIPLQIPALPQIQLYFKDESTHPTGSLKHRLARSLFLYGLCNGWIRYNTTIIEASSGSTAVSEAYFARLLGLPFIAVMPRGTSAEKIRSIEFYGGRCHLVDDPATIYEESRRLAQELKGHYMDQFTYAERATDWRGNNNIADTIFKQMELEPNPVPEWIVCGAGTGGTSATFGRYVRYQKLSTQICVVDPENSVFYDSYYSGDSDCRCEGGSGVEGIGRPRVEPSFIPTVIDKVVRVPNVASYAAIHFLEEVMGRKCGGSTGTNLFGVCELVSDMVRNGRHGSVVTLICDDGNRYLNSYYNAQWLEDNGHHITPWVERYRRFFFEGRW
- the ubiD gene encoding 4-hydroxy-3-polyprenylbenzoate decarboxylase: MKYADLRDFVAQLEQQGELKRINLPVSPHLEMTEIGDRVLKAGGPALLFTQPRHDTQTYSIPVLANLFGTPKRVAMGMGASDVMQLREIGKTLAYLKEPEPPKGLREAWDKLPLLKQVLSMAPKVVSKAPCQQIVWEGEEVDLTRLPIQHCWPGDVAPLITWGLTVTRGPNKKRQNLGIYRQQVIGKNRVIMRWLAHRGGALDYREFRQQNPDKPYPVAVVLGCDPATILGAVTPVPDTLSEYQFAGLLRGSRTELVKCIGSDLQVPARAEIVLEGHIHPDDMALEGPYGDHTGYYNEQDHFAVFTIDRITMRENPIYHSTYTGKPPDEPAVLGVALNEVFVPILQKQFPEIVDFYLPPEGCSYRMAVISIKKQYPGHAKRVMMGCWSFLRQFMYTKFIIVVDDDVDCRDWKEVMWAITTRMDPVRDTTLIEHTPIDYLDFASPVSGLGGKMGLDATNKMPGETHREWGVPIVMDDAVKTRVDALWEQLGL
- a CDS encoding OmpW/AlkL family protein; this encodes MKKLALAAAIGLISASAFAAQGDIIARFRVINVNPDVSADKTLSAIHTDVKSDTVPELDFTYMITNNIGAELILGTSRHELRSDLGSLGKVSVLPPTLTLQYHFTPEATFRPYVGVGVNYTRFYSNGLRALGQDVDIDQNSWGLAAQVGADVAISKNLFLNFDVKKIDIKTKARLGGQDIGTLKINPWVYGIGIGTKF
- a CDS encoding ABC transporter ATP-binding protein, encoding MPSAIEIKAVSKRYGSLQALDDVSISVEPGEFFALLGPNGAGKTTLISAMAGLSRPDSGSIRIMGHDVVRDFRAARMSLGVVPQELVFDPFLSVRETLRFQSGYFGLTRNDDWIDELLFKLGLADKANANLRALSGGMKRRVMVAQALVHRPPVMVLDEPTAGVDVELRQSLWSFVKELNEAGHTIVLTTHYLEEAETLCNRIAMLKRGKLVALENKDKLLQHGKERDIAFKLAGPLPESLAARKVREEDGRVVLRLAEIGQLEAVLATLREAGVPVRELNVVEVDLESVFVNMMHGGHA